One genomic window of Xanthobacter dioxanivorans includes the following:
- a CDS encoding response regulator transcription factor yields the protein MQIGVETSKAVDQRRVFVVDEDEITRAALQFMLHDEIETHELATPEEAYEKGTGWLQPHVVLLGVSLLKRHGDGLIAEMKSRFPDVRILIVTDKAEEAVAVAGLKAGAHGAVVKPLTLEAVRKKVDTVLGRGGAAPLVQLSVLK from the coding sequence ATGCAGATCGGCGTTGAGACTTCAAAAGCGGTGGACCAGCGGCGCGTCTTCGTCGTGGACGAGGACGAGATCACGCGCGCGGCGCTCCAGTTCATGCTGCACGACGAGATCGAGACCCACGAGCTCGCGACCCCCGAGGAGGCCTACGAGAAGGGCACCGGCTGGCTGCAGCCGCACGTGGTGCTGCTCGGCGTCTCCCTTCTCAAGCGGCATGGCGACGGGCTGATCGCCGAGATGAAGAGCAGGTTTCCGGATGTGCGCATCCTCATCGTCACCGACAAGGCGGAAGAGGCGGTGGCGGTGGCCGGCCTGAAGGCCGGCGCCCACGGCGCGGTGGTGAAGCCGCTGACCCTCGAGGCGGTACGCAAGAAGGTCGATACGGTGCTCGGCCGCGGCGGCGCGGCGCCCCTGGTCCAGCTTTCCGTGCTGAAGTAG
- the nifH gene encoding nitrogenase iron protein: MSLRQIAFYGKGGIGKSTTSQNTLAALAQMGHKILIVGCDPKADSTRLILHAKAQDTILSLAANAGSVEDLELEDVMKVGFQDIRCVESGGPEPGVGCAGRGVITSINFLEENGAYEDIDYVSYDVLGDVVCGGFAMPIRENKAQEIYIVMSGEMMAMYAANNISKGILKYANSGGVRLGGLVCNERQTDKELELAEALAAKLGTQLIYFVPRDNIVQHAELRRMTVIEYAPDSGQAQHYRNLATKVHGNAGNGIIPTPITMDELEDMLMEHGIMKAVDESQVGKTASELAVG, translated from the coding sequence ATGTCGCTGCGACAGATCGCGTTTTACGGCAAGGGTGGCATTGGCAAGTCCACCACGTCCCAGAACACCCTGGCTGCGCTTGCGCAGATGGGCCACAAGATCCTCATCGTGGGCTGCGACCCGAAGGCGGATTCGACGCGCCTGATCCTGCACGCGAAGGCGCAGGACACCATCCTTTCGCTGGCCGCGAACGCGGGTTCGGTGGAAGACCTCGAGCTCGAGGACGTGATGAAGGTGGGCTTCCAGGACATCCGCTGCGTGGAGTCTGGTGGTCCGGAGCCGGGCGTCGGCTGCGCCGGCCGCGGCGTGATCACCTCGATCAACTTCCTTGAGGAGAACGGCGCGTACGAGGACATCGACTACGTGTCCTACGACGTTCTTGGCGACGTGGTGTGCGGCGGGTTCGCCATGCCGATCCGCGAGAACAAGGCTCAGGAAATCTACATCGTCATGTCGGGCGAGATGATGGCCATGTATGCGGCCAACAACATCTCGAAGGGGATCCTGAAGTATGCGAACTCCGGCGGCGTGCGCCTGGGCGGGCTGGTGTGCAACGAGCGCCAGACCGACAAGGAGCTGGAGCTTGCGGAAGCGCTTGCGGCCAAGCTTGGCACGCAGCTGATCTACTTCGTGCCGCGCGACAACATCGTGCAGCACGCGGAGCTGCGCCGCATGACGGTGATCGAGTATGCGCCGGACAGCGGCCAGGCGCAGCATTACCGGAACCTTGCGACCAAGGTTCACGGCAATGCCGGCAACGGCATCATCCCGACCCCCATCACCATGGACGAGCTCGAGGACATGCTGATGGAGCACGGCATCATGAAGGCCGTCGACGAGAGCCAGGTCGGCAAGACCGCATCCGAGCTCGCCGTCGGCTGA
- a CDS encoding electron transfer flavoprotein subunit beta/FixA family protein: MHIVVCIKQVPDSAQIRVHPVTNTIMRQGVPTIINPYDLFALEEAMRLRDTFGGEVTVLTMGPPSAEDSLRKALTFGADRAVLLTDRFFAGSDTLATSFALATAITKISQTWGAPDVVFTGKQTIDGDTAQVGPGIAKRLGLMQITYVAKVAEFDPAERTITLERRAEGGTQVLKSKLPCLIAMLEATNEIRRGTMNDALRAARAEIVKWNAKDAGVEDMNKCGLKGSPTIVKRVFAPGARAEKAKFIEAPEGGNLAEALIAEVFSRQPNLEADLTALARGF, encoded by the coding sequence ATGCACATCGTCGTCTGCATCAAACAGGTCCCGGATTCAGCGCAGATCCGCGTCCATCCCGTCACGAACACGATCATGCGGCAGGGCGTGCCGACGATCATCAATCCTTACGATCTGTTCGCCCTGGAAGAGGCGATGCGCCTGCGCGACACCTTCGGTGGCGAGGTCACGGTGCTCACCATGGGCCCGCCCTCGGCCGAGGACTCCCTGCGCAAGGCGCTCACCTTCGGCGCCGACCGCGCGGTGCTGCTGACCGACCGCTTCTTCGCCGGGTCCGACACGCTCGCCACCAGCTTCGCCCTCGCCACCGCCATCACCAAGATCAGCCAGACCTGGGGCGCCCCGGACGTGGTGTTCACCGGCAAGCAGACCATCGACGGCGACACCGCCCAGGTGGGTCCCGGCATCGCCAAGCGCCTCGGCCTCATGCAGATCACCTACGTGGCGAAGGTCGCGGAATTCGATCCCGCCGAGCGCACCATCACCCTGGAGCGCCGCGCCGAGGGCGGCACGCAGGTGCTGAAAAGCAAGCTGCCCTGCCTCATCGCCATGCTGGAAGCCACCAACGAGATCCGCCGCGGCACCATGAACGACGCCCTGCGCGCCGCCCGCGCCGAGATCGTGAAATGGAACGCCAAGGACGCGGGCGTCGAAGACATGAACAAGTGCGGCCTCAAGGGCTCGCCCACCATCGTGAAGCGCGTGTTCGCGCCGGGCGCCCGCGCGGAGAAGGCGAAGTTCATCGAGGCGCCCGAGGGCGGCAACCTCGCCGAGGCGCTGATCGCCGAGGTGTTCAGCCGCCAGCCCAATCTCGAAGCCGACCTGACCGCGCTGGCGCGCGGTTTCTGA
- a CDS encoding electron transfer flavoprotein subunit alpha/FixB family protein encodes MSEPKTPKAPAAGGRASTKKELPDHFKAYKHVWVFIEQERGQVHPVSWELMGAGRQLADKLGVELAAVVLGAEGETVRGAVAESFCYGADLAYVVSDPVLTDYRNEAYTAAMTDLVNTYQPEILLLGATTLGRDLAGAVATTLLTGLTADSTELDVDADGSLAATRPTFGGSLLCTIYTLNYRPQMATVRPRVMPMPIRVEKPIGRVIEHKLSVVEADIVTKILNFIPDRDSNKANLAYADVVVAGGMGLGSPENFQLVRQLAQAMGAEFGCSRPLVQKGWVSSDRQIGQTGKTIRPRLYIAAGISGAIQHRVGVEGADLIVAINTDKNAPIFDFAHVGIVTDAIRFLPLLTEAFAKRLSAHSSDKLAS; translated from the coding sequence ATGAGCGAGCCGAAGACTCCCAAAGCCCCCGCCGCCGGCGGACGCGCTTCGACCAAGAAGGAACTGCCGGACCACTTCAAGGCGTACAAGCACGTCTGGGTGTTCATCGAGCAGGAACGCGGCCAGGTCCACCCGGTCTCGTGGGAACTGATGGGCGCGGGGCGCCAGCTCGCCGACAAGCTCGGCGTGGAACTCGCCGCCGTGGTGCTCGGCGCCGAGGGCGAGACGGTGCGCGGCGCGGTGGCCGAATCCTTCTGCTATGGCGCCGACCTCGCTTATGTGGTGTCCGACCCGGTGCTCACCGACTATCGCAACGAGGCCTACACGGCGGCGATGACGGACCTCGTGAACACCTACCAGCCGGAAATCCTGCTGCTCGGCGCCACCACGCTCGGCCGCGACCTCGCCGGCGCGGTGGCGACCACCCTTCTCACCGGCCTCACCGCCGACTCCACCGAGCTCGACGTGGATGCCGACGGCTCGCTGGCGGCGACCCGCCCGACCTTCGGCGGCTCCCTGCTCTGCACCATCTACACCCTCAACTACCGTCCGCAGATGGCCACCGTCCGCCCGCGCGTGATGCCCATGCCGATCCGGGTGGAAAAGCCCATCGGCCGCGTCATCGAGCACAAGCTCTCCGTGGTGGAAGCCGACATCGTCACCAAGATCCTGAACTTCATTCCCGACCGCGATTCCAACAAGGCGAACCTCGCCTATGCGGACGTGGTGGTCGCCGGCGGCATGGGCCTCGGCTCGCCGGAGAACTTCCAGCTGGTGCGCCAGCTGGCCCAGGCCATGGGCGCCGAGTTCGGCTGCTCGCGCCCGCTGGTGCAGAAGGGCTGGGTGTCCTCCGACCGGCAGATCGGCCAGACCGGCAAGACCATCCGCCCGCGGCTCTATATCGCCGCCGGCATTTCGGGCGCGATCCAGCACCGCGTCGGCGTGGAGGGGGCGGACCTCATCGTCGCCATCAACACCGACAAGAACGCGCCCATCTTCGACTTCGCCCATGTGGGCATCGTCACCGACGCCATCCGCTTCCTGCCGCTCCTGACGGAAGCCTTCGCCAAGCGCCTGTCGGCCCACTCCAGCGACAAGCTCGCCAGCTAG
- a CDS encoding FAD-dependent oxidoreductase — translation MIDEKFDAIVVGAGMAGNAAAYTMAKRGLKVLQLERGEYSGSKNVQGAILYADMMEKIIPDFREDAPLERHLIEQRFWMMGESSHTGLHYRSDDFNEEKPNRYTIIRAQFDKWFSSKVREAGALVVCETTVTELVQDAYGKVIGVKTDRGGGQIHADVVVLAEGVSGLLGTRAGLRKIPKPTEVALAVKEMHFMPQEVIEQRFNLKGNEGAVIEAAGTISEGMTGMGFLYTNRECVSLGIGCLVSDFQKSGESPYQLLEKFKRHPSIAPLIEGSEVKEYAAHLIPEGGYRAIPQLFGEGWVVVGDAAQLNNAIHREGSNLAMTSGRIAGEAIFQVKSRKDPMTTANLSLYKKMLDDSFVIKDLKKYKDMPQLLHIQSQNFFLTYPQLVNKAMENFVRVDGTPKKDKEKLTVKSFTSARSWAGLFGDAFRLARAWR, via the coding sequence ATGATCGACGAAAAATTCGACGCCATCGTCGTCGGCGCCGGCATGGCCGGCAACGCCGCCGCCTACACCATGGCGAAGCGTGGCCTGAAGGTGCTCCAGCTGGAGCGCGGCGAGTATTCCGGCTCGAAGAACGTGCAGGGCGCCATTCTCTACGCCGACATGATGGAAAAGATCATTCCCGACTTCCGGGAAGACGCTCCGCTTGAGCGCCATCTCATCGAGCAGCGCTTCTGGATGATGGGCGAGAGCTCCCATACGGGCCTCCACTACCGCTCCGACGACTTCAACGAAGAAAAGCCGAACCGCTACACCATCATCCGCGCCCAGTTCGACAAGTGGTTCTCCAGCAAGGTGCGCGAGGCCGGCGCCCTGGTGGTGTGCGAGACCACGGTGACCGAGCTGGTGCAGGACGCCTACGGCAAGGTGATCGGCGTGAAGACCGATCGCGGCGGCGGCCAGATCCATGCCGACGTGGTGGTGCTGGCCGAGGGCGTCAGCGGCCTGCTCGGCACCCGCGCCGGGCTGCGCAAGATCCCCAAGCCCACCGAGGTGGCCCTGGCGGTGAAGGAAATGCACTTCATGCCGCAGGAGGTGATCGAGCAGCGCTTCAACCTCAAGGGCAATGAAGGCGCGGTGATCGAGGCCGCCGGCACCATCTCCGAGGGGATGACCGGCATGGGCTTCCTCTATACCAATCGCGAGTGCGTCTCGCTCGGCATCGGCTGCCTGGTGTCGGACTTCCAGAAGAGCGGGGAATCCCCCTACCAGCTGCTCGAGAAGTTCAAGCGCCATCCGTCCATCGCGCCCCTCATCGAGGGCTCGGAAGTGAAGGAATATGCCGCCCATCTCATTCCCGAGGGTGGCTACCGGGCGATCCCGCAGCTCTTCGGCGAAGGCTGGGTGGTGGTGGGCGATGCGGCGCAGCTCAACAACGCCATCCACCGTGAGGGCTCGAACCTCGCCATGACGTCGGGCCGCATCGCCGGCGAGGCGATCTTCCAGGTCAAGTCCCGCAAGGATCCCATGACCACGGCCAACCTGTCGCTTTACAAGAAGATGCTCGACGACAGCTTCGTGATAAAAGATCTCAAGAAATACAAGGATATGCCGCAGCTTCTGCACATCCAGTCGCAGAACTTCTTCCTCACCTATCCCCAGCTGGTCAACAAGGCCATGGAGAACTTCGTGCGCGTCGACGGCACGCCGAAGAAGGACAAGGAAAAGCTGACGGTGAAGTCCTTCACCTCAGCGCGGTCGTGGGCGGGCCTGTTCGGCGACGCCTTCCGCCTCGCCCGCGCCTGGCGCTGA
- a CDS encoding ferredoxin family protein — MASTETAVRVEDKLFQNRYLVDSGRAHIKVRAHSTPTPALTSLLTACPARCYELNDKGQVEITADGCVECGTCRIIGEPTGDIEWNYPRGGYGVLFKFG, encoded by the coding sequence ATGGCCAGCACCGAGACCGCCGTCCGCGTCGAGGACAAGCTCTTTCAGAACCGCTATCTGGTGGATTCCGGCCGCGCCCACATCAAGGTGCGCGCCCATTCCACCCCCACCCCCGCCCTCACGTCGCTGCTCACCGCCTGCCCCGCCCGTTGCTACGAGCTGAACGACAAGGGGCAGGTTGAGATCACCGCGGACGGTTGCGTGGAATGCGGTACCTGCCGCATCATCGGCGAGCCCACCGGCGACATCGAGTGGAACTATCCGCGCGGCGGCTACGGCGTCCTGTTCAAGTTCGGCTGA